CGATCTGCAGGAGGCGTTTGCCCTGATACCGCTTTCGGGAGTATTCTTCGGGCTGCTTGCCGCCTGCGCAAATTATATTCTGCTGTCGTTCAATGATATGTATTCCGCTTGGGAGATCGGCGTTAAACTCCCGCATCTCAAGGTAGGCGTCATCTCCTTCGTAAGCAACGCCATCGGCTTCAACCTCGGCGCTTCAGCCATTTCCGGCGGCGCCGTCAGGTACCGTTTGTATTCCGCGCTTGGATTGGACGGCACACAGGTGGGACACATCGTGGCGCTGAACCAGCTGTCAATGATTTTCGGGCCATGCCTGGCCGGCGCATTGGCTTTTTTCTTCTCCCCCGACACTATGTTTTCACATTTCGGCTGGCCTCAGTACGCAAGATATCTCATCGCGGCCGGCTGCGCGCTTGTGCCGGCTGCTGTCCTCTGCGCCGGCGAAGCCTCCGCCAGAGGGCATGTCTTTCGTATCCGGGATATAAAGATATCGGTCCCGCGCCCGCGCGATCTTCTGTTCAAATTCATGATAGGCTTTTTTGACATAACTACGGCCGCTCTTGTTCTCTATGCCGTGCTTCCAAACCACGGCGTGCCGATCCTTATTTTTATCTCCGCCTTTGTGGTCTCCATGATGGCCGGAACTTTAAGCCAGGTTCCGGGAGGGCTCGGCGTCTTTGACGTTACCTTGATGATGCTCCTCTCCCCCTTTTACCATCATGCCGACATGTTCAGCGCGATCCTTCTCTTCCGGTTCATCTATTACATAATCCCCTTTGTCTGCGCAACGGTGATTTTATTCGCAGTAGAGCTGAGCGGCAAGCTCTCCCGCTACTTTGGCAAGCTGGAGTTCTTCCTCCCCGACGCGGCGGCAGTCTGGACATTTATGGCCGGTACCTGGCTGCTTCTTTCAACGGCCGCTCCGATCGTCAGCGGTGGCTGGAGCAGACTGGGGGCGCTGCTTCCTTTGCCTCTTTTCGAGGCGTCTCACTTTATCAAAAGCCTTACTGGCACTTTTCTTCTGTTTTTGGCCTGGGGGCTGGCGAAACGGCTTAAATCCGCGTGGGCGATAACGCTGCTGACGCTTTTTGCGTCGCTGCTCTTTTCGCTGCCGAACGACATTACACCCTTCAGGGATTCCTTCTTTCTGCTGCTTTTGGTGGTCCTTCTCTTTTCACGCCGCAGTTTTTACCGGCTGTCCTTTTTTTCAGCGCCAAATTTGAAGTGGAGCCTTGCCATCGCCGCCGCTGCCGCCGCCGTTATCTGGTGGGGGTTTTTCGCCTACCGGCATGTGGAATACGCAAACGACCTTTGGTGGACCTTTACCTTTGATTCCGCCGCCCCCCGCTTCCTGCGTGCCGCCGCTGGAATGTCTTTCACGGCGCTCTTGATATTCCTCTTTCTATGGCTGCGTCCATCAGCCCCCGTTGCCGCCCGCCCTTCGCGGGCTGAAATAAAAGAGCTCGTAGCCGGCTCTTACGCTGCGGATGCCGCCCTCGCGCTGTTGGGCGACAAAAAATTTTTTATGGCGCGTGATAGAAGATCGGCAGTCATGTATTCTCCCGCAGGCTCTTTTTGGATCTCGATGGGAGACCCGATCGGCAAGAAAGACGGCATCCCCGAGCTCATATGGGATTTCTGCGAAGAGGCGGACAGACGCGGCGCGGGCGTCGCTTTTTACGAGACCGGCGGGGAATGGCTTGACATTTACCGTGACGCCGGGTTTGACGCCGCGCCGATCGGGGAGGATGCGCGCGTCGATATTTCCGCCGTCACAGAGACACTGGAGGGGGCGGGATTGCGGAAACTTCGCAGTATAAAAAAGCACATGGATGGAGAGGGGCTCAGCTTCAGCATTATTGACGGAGATAGGCGCGACAGGATGTTGCCTAAGCTGCGCGGAATATCGAACGAATGGCTGAAAACAGTGCACGGCACGGAAAAAGGTTTTTCCCTCGGTTTCTTCGAGGAGGATTATCTGAAAAATTTTCCTGTGGCCGTCGCCGTTAAGGAGGGCGAACCACTTGCTTTCTGTAATTTATGGCTTGGCGGCGGAGATGAATTTTCCGTCGACCTGATGAGGTACACGGCCAGCGCCCCCCGCGACATCATGACCTGGCTCTTCATAGAGGCCATGATCTGGGGACGCGCCCACGGGTACAGATATTTTCGCCTTGGAATGGCCCCGCTCTCAAACCTCGACCCGCGGAATTCGCTTTGGGAACGTATGGGAAACTTTATTTACCAGCATGGAGAACATTTTTATAATTTTAAGGGGCTGCGCCAATACAAGGAAAAGTTTCAGCCCGAATGGCAGAAGCGGTATATAATTTATAAAGACAGGGCGGCCCTGCCCTTGCTGGCCTCGCAGCTGGTACGCTTAATATCCAAAAAACACGCGGCGGGAGACGGGCAGTCCGGATAAATATGTAGCCGCACAATGGAGGAATCGATTTGTCGTTCGGACCGGAACTGATATGGATTTGGAGCAAGGAACTTGAGCGCTGCCGAGGCAGACGCGCGCAGAGGGTCGACGGCGGCAATAATTCCGTTGTGATCTCTTTCGGTGCGGCGTCGGACATGCTTTTGTCATGGGGCGCGCAGAACTGCGGCGCGGCGCTGATTTCGCAAAAGGAAAAGAAATCCTTCCTCTCCTCCGTGTCGCAAACGCCGCCTATCACAAACGCGCTGCGGAGCCACCTGACCGGGGCGGAGCTTTCTCTCGTTGAGCAGCTCCGCCGTGACCGTATTCTTAAGCTCACCTTCACCAAAACGGTCGGAGCAGGATTCTCGGTCACAAGATGTCTTATAATTGAGATAATGGAACGTTTTAGTAATATACTGCTTGTCGATGAGGACGGAAACATAATTGAGACCGCGAAGCATATCCACCCCGCCGACAACAGCTACCGGACGGTGCTTCCCGGACTCCCCTACCATCTGCCGCCGGCTTTTGACGGGACGTCCCTTGAAGAATGGCTTGCCTCGCCGGACAAATCCTCCATACAAAAGATCGCGGGCTTTGGCAAACCACTGCTCAAGCTCCTTTCCGGGGCTGAACTTGACAAGGCCGTCTCTATATTGGGCAGCTTCTATGGCGGTAAAAGTCCCTCCGGTTTTGTCCCGCAGAAAATAGGCCGCTATGTCACCTCGCTACCGGAGCTGCTGCCTGAGGCCGAAGCCTTGGAAGATGAGGATACCGGAAGGATGATAGCGCTGGCTCCCCTGCGTGACGCCGCCTTCGAGTCACGCAGGAAACATGCCGTTCGGCTCATCGAAAAAGAGATCACGCGGCGGGAGCGGCAGGCTGAGGATATAGAAAGGCTTCTTTCCGACGATAGGAGCGGTTTATACCGGCAGTACGGCGAGCTGATCGTCGCTAACCTCTGGCAGGTACGACATAACGTTGAGGAGACGGAGCTTAACGGCTATGACGACTCGGGAAAAGAGATATCGCTCAAGGTGCCGCTGGACCCAAGGCTCTCGCCTTCCCAGAACGCGGCGCGGTACTTCGCAAAATACAAAAAAATAACGGCGGCGCAGGAACGCGCTTCGGCGCTGCTCGCCACTGTGAAAGAAGAACTTGATGATCAGCGCGAGGCGCTCGCGCTCGCGTGGTCAATAAGCGACGCGGAATCCCTTTTAATGCTTGAAGAAGAGCTCGGAACCGCCAAGGTCCCGGCGCAAAAGAGAGGCGCAAAGAAAAAGTCGCCGCCCCTGCCGCCTCACCGGCGCTTTGAATTTGACAGGGCGCTCGTCTTTGCCGGACTTTCCTCAAAGGGCAACCGGTATGTCACCTTCAAGCTCGCCCTCCCCGACGACCTCTGGTTTCACGCTCAGGGGGTGCCGGGATCGCACGTCATATTAAGGCCCCTGTCCACGCTCGCCGAGGACGAACTGAACGCGTTCAAGGACTTCTGCGCCTCGCTCGCGGCATATTACAGCAAGGCGCGGGAGTCGTCGCGCCAGCGCGTCGATTATACGCGGAGAAGGTATGTCAGCCCGATACGCGGCGGGGAGGCCAACGTCACCTACAAGGAATTTTCCACCGTTGCCGGCGACCCGCTGCTGTGGCAAAGGTGGAAGGAGCTTAACTCCCTCCCAGAAAGCGGACAAACCGCTCCTTAGGGCCTGTCCGCGCCGCCGCCTGAACTGAAAGCTGACTTTGTCGGCGAAAAAGAAAATAAAGAAGGCCGGGCGCGCGAGGTAAAGTTATCTTCGCGCGCCCGGCCTTTCCGTCGAGAGAAAGCTTCCCTGGCGTTATCCCCTTTTCTTCATTACTGCCGCCGCGCCGGGTAGCGCCGCGAAAATCAGCAGCGCGAACCAGCCCGCGTTGCAGCCGCCGCCGGAACCGCCGTCAGGCTTGTCATACACCATGATCTTAAAAGTCTCTCCCGTCCCGCTCACCTTAACGCCGTTTTTATCCACGGCGTATAGGGTCATCGTCAGGTCTTTACCGGCATATTCGTCTGGAATGACAAAGTCGTGTTTGAATTCATAGACCGCCGCATATTCATCCCATTTTTCTCCATCGTAATGTCTGACAAGCGCGATATCAACGTCACGGCTCAACACGATCTCGTCGTTCAGCGTCAAATCATAGTGGAGTTTGCTGGTAAAGTTCTGGACGTTATATGTGTCAAT
The window above is part of the Cloacibacillus evryensis DSM 19522 genome. Proteins encoded here:
- the mprF gene encoding bifunctional lysylphosphatidylglycerol flippase/synthetase MprF, coding for MDKTLKKVKRLLPFVGAALFAVAIYTLHTELSHMSFHDLQEAFALIPLSGVFFGLLAACANYILLSFNDMYSAWEIGVKLPHLKVGVISFVSNAIGFNLGASAISGGAVRYRLYSALGLDGTQVGHIVALNQLSMIFGPCLAGALAFFFSPDTMFSHFGWPQYARYLIAAGCALVPAAVLCAGEASARGHVFRIRDIKISVPRPRDLLFKFMIGFFDITTAALVLYAVLPNHGVPILIFISAFVVSMMAGTLSQVPGGLGVFDVTLMMLLSPFYHHADMFSAILLFRFIYYIIPFVCATVILFAVELSGKLSRYFGKLEFFLPDAAAVWTFMAGTWLLLSTAAPIVSGGWSRLGALLPLPLFEASHFIKSLTGTFLLFLAWGLAKRLKSAWAITLLTLFASLLFSLPNDITPFRDSFFLLLLVVLLFSRRSFYRLSFFSAPNLKWSLAIAAAAAAVIWWGFFAYRHVEYANDLWWTFTFDSAAPRFLRAAAGMSFTALLIFLFLWLRPSAPVAARPSRAEIKELVAGSYAADAALALLGDKKFFMARDRRSAVMYSPAGSFWISMGDPIGKKDGIPELIWDFCEEADRRGAGVAFYETGGEWLDIYRDAGFDAAPIGEDARVDISAVTETLEGAGLRKLRSIKKHMDGEGLSFSIIDGDRRDRMLPKLRGISNEWLKTVHGTEKGFSLGFFEEDYLKNFPVAVAVKEGEPLAFCNLWLGGGDEFSVDLMRYTASAPRDIMTWLFIEAMIWGRAHGYRYFRLGMAPLSNLDPRNSLWERMGNFIYQHGEHFYNFKGLRQYKEKFQPEWQKRYIIYKDRAALPLLASQLVRLISKKHAAGDGQSG
- a CDS encoding Rqc2 family fibronectin-binding protein; protein product: MSFGPELIWIWSKELERCRGRRAQRVDGGNNSVVISFGAASDMLLSWGAQNCGAALISQKEKKSFLSSVSQTPPITNALRSHLTGAELSLVEQLRRDRILKLTFTKTVGAGFSVTRCLIIEIMERFSNILLVDEDGNIIETAKHIHPADNSYRTVLPGLPYHLPPAFDGTSLEEWLASPDKSSIQKIAGFGKPLLKLLSGAELDKAVSILGSFYGGKSPSGFVPQKIGRYVTSLPELLPEAEALEDEDTGRMIALAPLRDAAFESRRKHAVRLIEKEITRRERQAEDIERLLSDDRSGLYRQYGELIVANLWQVRHNVEETELNGYDDSGKEISLKVPLDPRLSPSQNAARYFAKYKKITAAQERASALLATVKEELDDQREALALAWSISDAESLLMLEEELGTAKVPAQKRGAKKKSPPLPPHRRFEFDRALVFAGLSSKGNRYVTFKLALPDDLWFHAQGVPGSHVILRPLSTLAEDELNAFKDFCASLAAYYSKARESSRQRVDYTRRRYVSPIRGGEANVTYKEFSTVAGDPLLWQRWKELNSLPESGQTAP